From the genome of Papaver somniferum cultivar HN1 chromosome 2, ASM357369v1, whole genome shotgun sequence, one region includes:
- the LOC113353185 gene encoding uncharacterized protein LOC113353185 — translation MEETNWEQRLHALTHLLTDPTIKPSLHSQLFISNQVPCYLNWDYPPFLCNKQDANNFPSLHLKWGFTLFLKRVLRLGPPLTSWRSQYPYQQPPPLILAKGLVVPTQLGEEQRREYFRKRVKRKRFGGWNINPLIPVLVPNLMLLSLLFLKPFSDDDP, via the coding sequence ATGGAAGAAACAAATTGGGAGCAAAGATTACATGCCTTAACTCATCTTCTAACAGACCCAACAATCAAACCTTCTCTTCATTCTCAATTATTTATATCCAATCAAGTCCCTTGTTACCTCAACTGGGATTACCCACCATTCCTCTGCAACAAACAAGATGCAAACAACTTTCCATCTCTACATCTCAAATGGGGTTTCACTCTCTTCTTAAAAAGGGTCTTAAGATTGGGTCCTCCATTAACTTCTTGGCGTTCACAGTACCCATATCAACAACCACCACCGCTGATTCTGGCTAAAGGGTTAGTAGTACCAACTCAACTcggagaagaacagagaagagaGTATTTTAGAAAGAGAGTTAAGAGAAAACGTTTCGGTGGTTGGAATATTAATCCTTTGATTCCTGTTTTGGTACCAAATCTTATGTTGTTATCACTTTTGTTTTTGAAACCTTTTTCTGATGATGATCCTTGA